CCACGATCCGGCCCGGGGCCAGTTCCTGCAGCTCGGCCAGCAGTTCCAGGCACAGGATCGGCGCGCCCAGCAGCCATTCGCCGTGCTCCGGCTCGTGCTCGGCCGCTTCCAGTGCGCGGCAATCGGCCAGCAGCTGGCGCTCGGCCTCGCGCTCGGCGTTCAGGTCGCGGCGCGCCTCGGTGCGCACGCCGAGCACGTCGGCGATCACGCTCTCGCCCCCGTCGCCGGGACGCAGGTAGGGGCCGGCGTCAGGCAGCGGACGCACCAGGATGCGGATGCGCAGCCCCTGTTGATACGGCAGCAGGTGCAGGTGCAGGCGCGCGTCGGCCGCCACCTGCTCGATGTCGCCGGGGCTGGCGCCGATGTCCGACTGCACGGTGACGATGGTCGAGATGGCGCTGATCGCCTGCAGCACGCGCCGCTCGGCCTGCAGCGGCACGGTCAAGCCGTCGCCGACGATGGCGCCGATGCGGCGGTGCTCGTCACGGACGCGCACGATGCGCAGGCGCGTCGCGGTCTCGCGCGTGACCACGACATCGCCCTGCTGCTCGCGCAAGGGCGGCACCAGCGTGAGCGTGACCAGGCCGCCGCCGGCGCGCACCATCAGTTGCGGCTCGCCCGGCAGCAGTTCGATGCGCGTGCCGGGAGCATCCATCCAGAACAGCAACGGATGGCCGGCCAGCGCCGCCACCGCCTTGTCCAGGTCGAATTCGTAGCGCGTGCCGGTGCCGCTGTAGTAGCGGAAGGCGCCGATCGCGCCGGCCGCCTGGATGTCCTGGGCGGTGAGGAAATCCAGTTCGGCGGCTTCCTCGGCCAGGCGTTTCAGGCCGATCGCCCGTCCGCGGCTCCATCCGCCTTGCGCGTCGCGCTTCTGCTCGCGCGGCTCGAGCGCGCGCACGCCCAGGTGCTCGTCCCAGCCAAGCAGCCAGGCCAGGCGCGATTCCTTGACCACCTCGACATTGACCGCCGGCTGCAGGTTGATCAGCGCGTTCAACTGGCGTTCCCACGGTTCCTCGCGCGCGAACCACAGCGTCATGTCGGTCAAGCGGTGCTGCTGGCGCAGCGCGATCGCCTGGCGCTCGCTGCCGACCATGCCGAGCCCGCCCAGAACCCCGCCGATCTGGGCCGCGATGAAGTCGAAGCCGGCAGCCTGCGCCGCCGCGAACTGCTGCTCCAGCAGGGCGCGCCGCTCGGCCAGTTGCGGCAGGCCGAGCCACCAGTGCAGCAGGGCGCGGAACATCACCGGCTGCGGCGTGCTTTCCCAGTTGCGCGAGGGGAGCACCTCGGCGTCTACGGTGCCGCCGCGGATCTGGCGCAGCATCGACAATTGCTGATACACGGCGCTGTCGTGGCGCTGCACCGCGCGGGTGGCGGCGTCCAGGTAGCTTTCCGCCGCCTTCTGGTGCTTGGGAGCGCCGCTCCTCAGCAGGGCCGCCACGTACAGGTGCCCGCCGATGCCCGCGAACACCGCCTTGCGCTTGCCGGTCTCGCGCCGCAGGGCTTTTAACGCCTTGTCGAAGCCGGCCAGGGCGGCATCGAATTCCTCGCGCAGCAGTTGCAGCACGCTGCGCAGGAACAGTTCGGTGGATTCGTCGAGGTCGTGCAGCAGCGCCTCGGCCGCATCCAGCCGCCCGCACAGGATCCAGTGTTCGGCCAGCGCCGTGCGCAGCGCCATCGACGCATGGCCTTGCGCGACGTACTCGTCGGTATAGGCGCGCACTGGCGGCGCGGCGCTAGGCTCGCGCTGGACGTGGTCGACCAGCACCGCCAGCACGTCGTCGCGCAGCAGGCCGCCGATGCGTTCCATCAGGTCCGGCGCGAACGGGCGCAGGCAGATCTCCACCAGCGGGTGCAGGTGGGCGGCTTCGTGGCAGCGCAGGCAGGCCGCCAGCAGCGGCGCCACCGCCTTCGGGCCTTCGCCGGCCAGCAGCGCCATGCGCAGCAGCGCCACGCCCTGGCGATAGCTGCGCAGCATCGGCGTACCGTCCCAGTCGACCCGCAGCGGCATCACCCGCTGATAAACCTCGCACAGGGCCTTGAAACGGCGTTCGCGCAGCGCCCAGTCGATTGCCGGCCAGGACACTTCCGGCGCGACCACGTAGCCGCGCGACGGCAATTCTCCGGCCAGGCCGGCGGCGCGCAAGCCTTCCAGCGGTTCCAGCAGGTCGTCTTCCAGCAGGACGGCGCCATCCTCGGCCGCCAGCGGAGACAGGTGTTCGTGGATGCGGCGCCGGCCCATCGGTTCGCCGGCCAGCGCCAGCAGCGCCAGGATCAGGCGGGCGCCCGTGTCGCATGCCTCGAAGCGTGCGCGCAGGACGTGCGCGGGCTCGTGCGCCGCATGCATGACGCCATCGACAGCGCCGGTCATCCGGCGAGATGTTCGATCTCGACCGGCGGCAACCCGGCCGGCACCGGAATGCCGAATACGCGCAGATAAAACACCAGTTCCGCTTCCAGCGTGCGCACGATGCTGTCGGCCTTGCGGAAGCCGTGCCCCTCTCCGGCCAGCGTCAGGTAGGCCACCGGCACCCCGCGCACGCGCAACGCGTCGACCATGACTTCCGACTGCGGCGGCGGCACCACCTTGTCGTCCAG
The genomic region above belongs to Massilia forsythiae and contains:
- a CDS encoding DEAD/DEAH box helicase, with protein sequence MHAAHEPAHVLRARFEACDTGARLILALLALAGEPMGRRRIHEHLSPLAAEDGAVLLEDDLLEPLEGLRAAGLAGELPSRGYVVAPEVSWPAIDWALRERRFKALCEVYQRVMPLRVDWDGTPMLRSYRQGVALLRMALLAGEGPKAVAPLLAACLRCHEAAHLHPLVEICLRPFAPDLMERIGGLLRDDVLAVLVDHVQREPSAAPPVRAYTDEYVAQGHASMALRTALAEHWILCGRLDAAEALLHDLDESTELFLRSVLQLLREEFDAALAGFDKALKALRRETGKRKAVFAGIGGHLYVAALLRSGAPKHQKAAESYLDAATRAVQRHDSAVYQQLSMLRQIRGGTVDAEVLPSRNWESTPQPVMFRALLHWWLGLPQLAERRALLEQQFAAAQAAGFDFIAAQIGGVLGGLGMVGSERQAIALRQQHRLTDMTLWFAREEPWERQLNALINLQPAVNVEVVKESRLAWLLGWDEHLGVRALEPREQKRDAQGGWSRGRAIGLKRLAEEAAELDFLTAQDIQAAGAIGAFRYYSGTGTRYEFDLDKAVAALAGHPLLFWMDAPGTRIELLPGEPQLMVRAGGGLVTLTLVPPLREQQGDVVVTRETATRLRIVRVRDEHRRIGAIVGDGLTVPLQAERRVLQAISAISTIVTVQSDIGASPGDIEQVAADARLHLHLLPYQQGLRIRILVRPLPDAGPYLRPGDGGESVIADVLGVRTEARRDLNAEREAERQLLADCRALEAAEHEPEHGEWLLGAPILCLELLAELQELAPGRIVVAWPEGEPFRIANKAASKSVRLTIRRDQDWFAANGEIQVDEGRVMDLRELLSRLREDRFVALGDNQFLALTHELHRRLLDLRAYTDADEEALHVHPLASFALEELAQDAGGVEADAAWRAHLEQMRASADYRPQLPSTLQAELRDYQRDGFEWLARLAHWGVGACLADDMGLGKTLQALALVLSRAPDGPTLVVAPTSVATNWMSEAARFAPTLNVKLFGPGDRAAMLRGAGAFDVIVASYGLLQLEAAAFADQRWRTIVLDEAQAIKNAHTRRSQAVMALKGDFRMVATGTPLENHLGELWNLFRFINPGLLGSADQFNLRFAGPIERAQDKRAESAARARLRRLTQPFILRRTKAQVLSELPPRTEIVLPVELSVEETALYESLRREALERIATLEAPQHQKQIQILAEMMKLRRACCNPQLVAPDSGIASSKLETFARLADELLENRHKALVFSQFVDHLSLIRKHLDARGIRYQYLDGSTPMHERQRRVDAFQAGDGDLFLISLKAGGVGINLTAADYVIHMDPWWNPAVEDQASDRAHRMGQQRPVTIYRLVARHTIEEGIVELHRHKRDLADSLLEGSDLAARLAPDDMLAMLREGLK